From Neobacillus sp. PS2-9, the proteins below share one genomic window:
- a CDS encoding VOC family protein, whose product MSKSFIEQVHYIRIPVKDLELSAQWYRDVLGLQLLNITEELAIIKVKKGPFLLILVPTEDETFAHFTIDNDQEFSIGFTSPELSKFHQHLIDNQVKVEDIKEDNGHAFFHFYDPNGNKLQVHW is encoded by the coding sequence ATGAGTAAATCATTTATTGAACAAGTACATTATATTAGAATTCCTGTAAAAGATTTAGAACTGTCTGCACAATGGTATAGAGATGTATTAGGGCTCCAGTTACTAAACATTACTGAGGAACTTGCAATTATAAAAGTAAAAAAAGGACCTTTCCTACTTATCTTAGTTCCTACCGAAGATGAAACATTTGCACATTTTACAATTGATAATGATCAAGAATTTAGCATTGGCTTTACAAGTCCAGAATTATCTAAATTTCATCAACACTTAATTGATAATCAAGTTAAGGTCGAGGATATAAAAGAAGATAATGGTCATGCCTTTTTCCACTTTTATGACCCAAATGGTAATAAACTTCAAGTACACTGGTAA
- a CDS encoding GNAT family N-acetyltransferase, producing MEASNYIIQIKPWEDNDLDLLFLINAPEMMQHLGGPESKEQILNRHKRYLQLGNRGRMFSIKLLPELEPERSVGYWQTTWNNESVYETGWSVLPLYQGKGIATKAVKLAIEEASSENKYKYIHAFPSIDNPASNAICRKLDFQFISECEFEYPPGSFMGCNNWRYNLIGQ from the coding sequence TTGGAAGCAAGTAACTATATCATTCAGATAAAACCTTGGGAGGATAATGACCTTGATTTACTTTTTCTTATAAACGCTCCAGAAATGATGCAGCATCTTGGAGGTCCAGAGAGTAAAGAGCAGATTTTAAATCGACATAAACGATATCTTCAGCTTGGTAATAGAGGACGTATGTTCAGCATTAAATTGTTACCAGAATTAGAACCAGAACGTTCTGTGGGTTATTGGCAAACTACTTGGAATAATGAAAGTGTATATGAAACTGGATGGAGCGTTCTACCCTTATATCAAGGGAAAGGAATAGCTACAAAAGCGGTAAAGTTAGCAATTGAAGAAGCATCTAGTGAGAACAAATATAAATACATCCACGCATTCCCATCAATTGATAATCCTGCTTCTAATGCAATTTGTAGGAAGCTTGACTTTCAGTTTATCTCTGAATGCGAATTTGAATATCCTCCAGGAAGCTTTATGGGGTGCAATAATTGGCGTTATAACTTAATTGGACAATAG
- a CDS encoding branched-chain amino acid transaminase, translating to MRYVFDQGEIIEESKVSVSIRNKGLNYGLGCFEGIRAFWNESLNQLFIFRIYDHYRRFHASGNSLHIHIPYSTIELIHWTIQLLRKNNVREDVYIRPICFKGANMLRPDLLDPYNRVSIYSTELEYMPKPALKVGVSSWNRTGNNMIPPQAKSTGNYLNSGLATSEANLNGFDEAIFLNDKGNVSEGPGENIFIVKNNKLITPPISDNILAGITRDTVIQMAKNEFQLPVLEQSLSRTELYSADEVFFTGTAIGIKPIINIDNRIIGKGSEGTITKNIRFHYENIVKGNNPNYLGYFTPVY from the coding sequence ATGAGGTATGTTTTTGATCAAGGGGAAATTATAGAAGAATCAAAGGTTTCGGTTAGCATAAGAAATAAAGGATTAAATTATGGTTTAGGATGCTTCGAGGGAATTAGAGCTTTTTGGAATGAAAGTTTAAACCAATTGTTTATTTTCCGAATCTACGACCATTATAGACGGTTCCATGCCTCTGGTAATTCTCTTCATATCCACATTCCGTATTCAACAATAGAATTAATTCATTGGACAATTCAATTATTAAGAAAAAATAATGTCCGCGAAGATGTCTATATACGACCTATATGCTTTAAAGGGGCAAATATGCTTCGTCCTGACTTATTAGATCCCTATAATAGGGTAAGCATTTATAGCACAGAATTAGAATATATGCCTAAGCCAGCTTTAAAGGTTGGTGTTTCTTCATGGAATCGTACTGGTAATAATATGATTCCACCACAGGCAAAATCAACGGGAAACTATTTAAATTCTGGATTAGCTACTTCAGAAGCAAATTTAAATGGTTTTGATGAAGCTATTTTTTTGAATGATAAGGGGAATGTAAGTGAGGGACCAGGCGAAAACATTTTTATTGTAAAAAATAACAAACTGATTACCCCGCCAATATCCGATAATATACTAGCAGGAATTACGCGTGATACTGTCATACAAATGGCTAAAAATGAATTTCAATTGCCTGTTCTGGAACAAAGTCTGTCAAGAACTGAACTATACAGTGCTGATGAAGTATTTTTTACTGGCACAGCTATAGGTATTAAACCGATAATAAATATTGATAACAGGATTATTGGAAAAGGTAGTGAAGGAACTATTACTAAAAATATCCGTTTTCATTATGAAAATATTGTCAAAGGAAACAACCCAAATTATTTAGGTTATTTTACACCGGTGTATTAG
- a CDS encoding dienelactone hydrolase family protein, protein MIQILNKTDSLVIVIHEIYGINQHMESICEKLSLQGFDVICPNLLEREQPFDYAEEKVAYQNFMENVGFSNAVQKIKDILLTFKNEYQKIYIIGFSVGATVAWLCSEEDYLNGIVGYYGSRIRNYIEVVPLIPTILFFPQEEQSFLVDELISILDKRNIEIHKLNGKHGFSDPYSLNFNTKSAQEALNKMLTFMKRY, encoded by the coding sequence ATGATTCAGATACTGAATAAAACAGATAGCTTGGTCATTGTAATTCACGAAATTTACGGCATTAATCAACATATGGAGAGTATATGTGAAAAATTATCATTACAGGGCTTTGATGTTATTTGTCCTAATTTACTAGAACGTGAACAACCATTTGATTATGCAGAAGAGAAAGTTGCCTATCAAAATTTTATGGAGAATGTGGGTTTCTCTAATGCTGTACAAAAAATAAAAGATATTTTATTAACTTTTAAAAATGAATACCAAAAGATATATATTATTGGATTTAGTGTTGGGGCAACTGTTGCTTGGTTGTGTAGTGAAGAAGATTATCTCAATGGGATAGTTGGATATTATGGTTCGAGAATTCGAAATTACATAGAAGTAGTCCCGTTAATCCCTACAATTTTATTCTTTCCACAAGAAGAACAGTCCTTCTTAGTTGATGAGTTAATTTCAATTCTAGATAAAAGAAATATAGAAATACATAAATTGAATGGGAAACACGGATTTAGTGATCCCTATTCTCTTAATTTTAATACAAAATCAGCACAAGAAGCTTTAAATAAAATGCTTACCTTTATGAAGAGATATTAA
- a CDS encoding DUF2500 domain-containing protein, producing the protein MKVRKFGKLNTKIQMLKYSKLIHRRGLMMGVEDLIFHFGPIFIGIIFVIVISTILVTLIKSITQWNKDNHSPKLKVQGKMVAKRTTVQGGEEHRAYSDYFVTFEVESGDRMEMKVNDTEYGMLVEGNYGELAFHGSRYLSFIRTDKNIGSIIETSCPLNNCKLVSGKEKSS; encoded by the coding sequence GTGAAAGTAAGAAAATTCGGGAAATTAAATACAAAAATCCAAATGTTAAAATATAGTAAATTAATACATAGGAGGGGTTTAATGATGGGAGTCGAGGATTTAATATTTCATTTTGGTCCTATTTTTATCGGGATCATATTTGTTATAGTGATATCTACTATTTTGGTAACACTTATTAAGAGTATTACACAATGGAATAAGGATAACCACTCTCCAAAATTAAAGGTACAAGGTAAAATGGTTGCAAAAAGGACAACTGTACAAGGAGGAGAGGAACACAGGGCCTATAGCGATTACTTTGTTACTTTCGAAGTAGAAAGTGGGGATAGGATGGAAATGAAGGTGAATGATACAGAATACGGTATGCTTGTTGAAGGGAATTATGGAGAGCTTGCATTTCATGGTTCAAGATACTTAAGTTTTATTAGGACTGATAAAAACATAGGATCCATAATAGAAACTAGTTGTCCTTTAAACAATTGTAAGTTGGTTAGTGGTAAAGAAAAATCTTCTTAA
- the ltrA gene encoding group II intron reverse transcriptase/maturase → METKLLRIAELAKSDPKMKFTSLAHLLNEQSLTQCHHELSNKKATGINGTTKEQYSEHMEENIKDLVSRLKSKSYRPVPVRRMYIPKLNSNKKRPLGIPEHEDKIVQKGITKILNTIYENDFLDCSFGFRPNRNCHDALKILNHYIEKRSVSYVVDVDIKSFFDNVDHKWMIEFLKLRIADPNLLRIINRFLKGGYMEEGKKFKTDNGTPQGGVISPILANVYLHYVLDLWFEKVVRKQCKGQAYIVRYADDFVCCFQNKSEAEQFFHSLKLRLKKFNLEIAEDKTKIIPFGRFAENNAKREGNSKPATFDFLGFTHYSGKSKQGKFRVKRKSSRKKVQGKLRETKEWLKTNRNKDIHAIMDRFRRSLIGYYNYYCITDNTQTVNNFKEKIEYLLFKWLNRRSQRKSFTWDKFRLFLNKYPLPSPRIKVNIYDLRKEISYIL, encoded by the coding sequence ATGGAAACAAAACTACTAAGGATAGCAGAATTAGCAAAATCTGATCCTAAAATGAAATTCACATCACTTGCACACTTATTAAATGAGCAATCGCTAACACAGTGTCATCATGAACTATCTAATAAAAAGGCGACTGGTATTAACGGAACGACTAAAGAACAATACAGCGAACACATGGAAGAAAACATAAAGGATTTAGTAAGTAGGCTTAAAAGCAAAAGTTATCGCCCTGTTCCAGTAAGAAGAATGTATATCCCAAAACTCAATTCAAACAAGAAAAGACCTTTGGGGATACCTGAACATGAAGATAAAATTGTACAAAAGGGTATTACCAAAATACTAAATACCATTTATGAAAATGATTTCCTAGATTGTTCATTTGGGTTCCGCCCTAATCGAAACTGCCATGATGCGCTGAAAATACTGAACCATTATATTGAAAAGAGGTCAGTTAGTTATGTAGTGGATGTGGATATCAAAAGTTTCTTTGACAACGTGGACCACAAATGGATGATAGAATTCTTAAAACTCCGAATCGCTGACCCTAACCTTCTGAGAATAATCAACAGGTTTCTTAAAGGTGGATACATGGAGGAAGGTAAGAAATTCAAGACAGACAATGGTACACCGCAAGGTGGAGTGATATCTCCGATATTAGCCAATGTCTATCTACATTACGTTCTTGATTTATGGTTTGAAAAAGTGGTTAGGAAACAATGTAAAGGCCAGGCATATATAGTAAGATACGCAGATGATTTTGTTTGTTGTTTTCAGAATAAAAGTGAAGCCGAGCAATTCTTCCATTCATTAAAGCTTCGATTAAAGAAGTTTAATTTGGAAATAGCCGAGGATAAAACTAAAATTATTCCCTTTGGGAGGTTTGCAGAAAATAATGCAAAGCGAGAGGGGAATAGTAAACCAGCTACCTTTGATTTCCTTGGGTTTACCCACTATAGCGGAAAAAGCAAACAAGGGAAATTTCGAGTAAAACGGAAATCTAGCAGGAAGAAAGTCCAAGGCAAACTAAGAGAGACTAAAGAATGGCTGAAGACTAATAGAAATAAAGATATTCATGCGATAATGGATAGATTTAGACGCTCACTTATAGGCTATTACAACTATTATTGCATCACAGATAATACCCAAACTGTTAACAACTTCAAAGAGAAAATCGAGTATTTACTATTTAAATGGCTAAACAGAAGAAGCCAAAGGAAGTCCTTTACTTGGGATAAATTTAGGCTCTTCCTTAATAAATATCCACTACCTTCACCAAGAATCAAAGTGAATATTTATGATTTAAGAAAAGAGATAAGCTATATTCTGTAA
- a CDS encoding PaaI family thioesterase — translation MFIKQPFDEFLGLKYEKLDDNNLQIILPVQDLFINSAGVIHGGIISSLADVAVSNLLPANEDGIQQAVTVDLNVSFLKPATGTYLMANAKIEKQGKTLIHTECSIYNNKQEIVAKSKAILFRTNLK, via the coding sequence ATGTTTATAAAACAGCCATTTGACGAATTTTTAGGTTTGAAATACGAAAAGCTTGATGATAATAATTTGCAAATTATATTGCCAGTTCAGGACCTATTCATTAATAGTGCAGGGGTTATACATGGTGGTATCATTTCTTCATTGGCTGATGTAGCCGTATCAAACTTGTTACCAGCAAATGAAGATGGTATACAACAAGCTGTAACCGTTGATTTAAATGTTTCTTTTTTGAAACCCGCTACTGGTACATACTTGATGGCAAATGCCAAAATTGAAAAACAGGGCAAAACTTTAATTCATACGGAGTGTTCGATTTATAACAATAAACAAGAAATTGTAGCTAAATCTAAAGCAATCCTATTTCGCACAAACCTAAAGTAA